A window of Amycolatopsis australiensis contains these coding sequences:
- the sdhC gene encoding succinate dehydrogenase, cytochrome b556 subunit has protein sequence MSTTASTAPQAGASDRAGASRRQGTFYRGDPGMWSWVLHRITGVLTFFFLFVHVLDTALVRVSPNTYDQVIETYKTPIVNLLEVGLVGAVLFHALNGVRVMLVDFWSKGPKFQKTMLWVIGVVWVVVMVPGAFFMLKRTAEMLFGGN, from the coding sequence ATGTCCACCACGGCGAGCACTGCCCCGCAGGCAGGCGCGAGCGATCGGGCGGGTGCCTCACGCCGGCAGGGGACCTTCTACCGGGGTGACCCCGGCATGTGGTCGTGGGTCCTGCACCGCATCACCGGCGTGCTCACCTTCTTCTTCCTGTTCGTGCACGTGCTCGACACCGCGCTGGTGCGCGTGTCGCCGAACACCTACGACCAGGTCATCGAGACCTACAAGACCCCGATCGTCAACCTCCTGGAGGTCGGCCTCGTCGGCGCGGTGCTCTTCCACGCGCTCAACGGCGTCCGCGTCATGCTGGTCGACTTCTGGTCGAAGGGCCCGAAGTTCCAGAAGACGATGCTGTGGGTCATCGGCGTGGTCTGGGTCGTCGTGATGGTCCCCGGTGCGTTCTTCATGCTGAAGCGCACCGCCGAAATGCTCTTCGGGGGTAACTGA
- a CDS encoding succinate dehydrogenase hydrophobic membrane anchor subunit — protein MAESLTLDKPRSPKRPAARRSNFELYSWLFMRISGLALIILVLGHLLIMNILDGGVHRINWGFVAGRWASPFWQFWDLLMLWLAEIHGGNGLRTIIDDYARKDSTRFWLKILLYVSMVVILAVGTMVIFTFDPNMPAN, from the coding sequence ATGGCCGAGTCGCTCACCCTCGACAAGCCGCGCTCGCCGAAGCGCCCCGCGGCCCGCCGCAGCAACTTCGAGCTCTACAGCTGGCTGTTCATGCGGATCTCCGGCCTCGCGCTGATCATCCTCGTGCTCGGCCATCTGCTGATCATGAACATCCTCGACGGCGGTGTGCACCGCATCAACTGGGGCTTCGTCGCCGGCCGCTGGGCCTCGCCGTTCTGGCAGTTCTGGGACCTGCTGATGCTCTGGCTCGCCGAGATCCACGGCGGCAACGGCCTGCGCACCATCATCGACGACTACGCGCGCAAGGACAGCACGCGGTTCTGGCTGAAGATCCTGCTCTACGTCTCGATGGTGGTCATCCTTGCCGTCGGCACGA